From one Streptomyces sp. N50 genomic stretch:
- a CDS encoding NDP-sugar synthase, producing MTEAILLVGGKGTRLRPLTVHTPKPMVRAAGVPFLTHQLARARAAGVDHIVLATSYLAEVFEPHFGDGSALGLHIEYVTEDEPLGTGGAIRNVASRLHSGPDDPVLIFNGDILTGLDIRALVRTHETTGADVSLHLTKVTDPRAYGLVPTDETGRVLAFLEKPQTPEEIVTDQINAGAYVFRRSIIDTIPAGRPVSVERETFPGLLAAGAHLQGLVDSTYWLDLGTPAAFVRGSADLVLGRAPSPAIPGRCGDRLVLPTARVAADAKLTGGTVVGEGAFVAEGARVFGSTILPGAVIEPGAVITDSLIGTRARVGERSVLTGTVIGDGAVIGADNELRDGMRVWCDARIPAGAVRFSSDQ from the coding sequence GTGACAGAAGCGATCCTCCTGGTCGGCGGCAAGGGCACCCGGTTGCGCCCGCTCACGGTGCACACCCCGAAGCCGATGGTCAGGGCGGCGGGGGTGCCGTTCCTCACGCATCAGCTGGCGAGAGCGAGAGCGGCGGGCGTGGACCACATCGTCCTGGCCACTTCCTATCTGGCGGAGGTGTTCGAACCGCACTTCGGTGACGGTTCGGCCCTCGGCCTCCACATCGAGTACGTCACGGAGGACGAGCCCCTCGGCACCGGCGGCGCGATCCGCAACGTGGCCTCGCGCCTCCACTCGGGTCCCGACGACCCGGTCCTGATCTTCAACGGCGACATCCTGACGGGCCTGGACATCAGGGCCCTGGTCCGCACCCACGAGACAACGGGCGCGGACGTCTCCCTCCACCTCACCAAGGTCACGGACCCGCGCGCCTACGGCCTGGTCCCCACCGACGAGACGGGCCGGGTCCTGGCCTTCCTGGAGAAGCCCCAGACTCCCGAGGAGATCGTCACCGACCAGATCAACGCGGGGGCGTACGTCTTCCGCCGCTCGATCATCGACACGATCCCGGCGGGCCGCCCGGTGTCGGTGGAACGGGAAACCTTCCCGGGCCTGCTGGCTGCCGGCGCCCACCTCCAAGGCCTGGTCGACTCGACGTACTGGCTCGACCTAGGCACTCCAGCCGCCTTCGTCCGAGGCTCGGCGGACCTGGTCCTGGGCCGAGCCCCGTCTCCCGCGATCCCGGGCCGCTGCGGCGACCGCCTGGTCCTCCCCACGGCCAGGGTGGCCGCCGACGCCAAACTCACCGGCGGCACGGTGGTGGGCGAGGGCGCGTTCGTGGCGGAGGGCGCGAGGGTCTTCGGCTCTACGATCCTCCCCGGCGCCGTCATCGAACCGGGCGCGGTGATCACCGACTCCCTCATCGGCACCCGGGCCCGAGTAGGCGAACGCTCCGTCCTCACCGGCACGGTCATCGGCGACGGCGCGGTCATCGGCGCCGACAACGAACTCCGGGACGGCATGCGGGTGTGGTGCGATGCGCGGATTCCGGCGGGGGCGGTGCGGTTCTCTTCTGACCAGTGA
- a CDS encoding LCP family protein, which yields MFDDTVGGVLGPGAGASACGAGLIRRRRRRWVRGVSAGVGVVVVAAAGVGWGVYAKLDANITPDNAAAAELARYEKERPTALVKGAQNILLIGSDSRSGDGNAEYGRDSGTERSDTTILLHLAADRRSATAVSLPRDLMVDVPGCLRPDGTRTEPMFAMFNYAFQVGGSGCTIRTVEKLTNVRIDHHMVVDFHGFKDMVDAVDGVEVCLKSPIRDKAAKLRLPAGKVTLDGEQALGYVRARKSLGNGSDTDRMDRQQGFLGALVNKVQSDDVLFNPVKLYPVLDAATSSLTTDPELANLRGLYELVRGLRNIPTEHVQFLTVPRESYIYNANRDQLVEPEAEKLFARLRADRTVAVRKQVPQDSVANTLNTAPGSGVSPAPTFRGNTAAEDTCG from the coding sequence GTGTTCGACGACACCGTAGGAGGCGTTCTCGGGCCGGGTGCGGGGGCCTCCGCGTGCGGGGCGGGGCTCATACGTCGGCGGCGTCGGCGGTGGGTGCGGGGGGTCTCGGCCGGGGTGGGCGTGGTCGTCGTAGCGGCCGCCGGGGTCGGGTGGGGGGTCTACGCGAAGCTCGACGCCAACATCACGCCCGACAACGCCGCCGCCGCCGAGCTCGCCCGGTACGAGAAGGAGCGGCCCACCGCCCTCGTGAAGGGGGCGCAGAACATTCTGCTGATCGGGTCCGACTCGCGGTCGGGGGACGGGAACGCGGAGTACGGGCGGGACTCGGGGACCGAGCGGTCGGACACGACGATCCTGTTGCATCTGGCGGCGGACCGGCGCAGCGCCACCGCCGTGTCGTTGCCGCGGGATCTGATGGTGGACGTACCGGGGTGCCTGCGGCCGGACGGGACGCGGACCGAGCCGATGTTCGCGATGTTCAACTACGCGTTCCAGGTGGGGGGTTCGGGGTGCACGATCCGAACCGTGGAGAAGCTGACGAACGTGCGGATCGACCATCACATGGTGGTGGATTTTCATGGGTTCAAGGACATGGTCGATGCCGTGGACGGGGTGGAGGTCTGCCTGAAGAGTCCCATTCGCGACAAGGCCGCCAAGCTGAGGCTGCCCGCGGGCAAAGTCACCCTCGACGGGGAGCAGGCGCTCGGGTACGTACGGGCTCGGAAGTCGCTCGGGAACGGCAGTGACACCGACCGGATGGACCGCCAGCAGGGGTTTCTGGGGGCGCTCGTCAACAAGGTGCAGAGTGACGACGTGCTGTTCAATCCGGTGAAGCTGTATCCGGTGCTCGATGCGGCCACCTCGTCGCTCACCACCGATCCGGAATTGGCGAATCTGCGCGGTTTGTACGAACTGGTGCGCGGGCTGCGGAACATCCCCACCGAACATGTGCAATTCCTCACCGTTCCGCGGGAGTCGTACATTTACAACGCGAATCGCGACCAGCTCGTGGAGCCCGAGGCCGAAAAGCTGTTCGCCCGGCTGCGGGCGGACCGGACCGTCGCCGTGCGGAAGCAGGTTCCGCAGGATTCCGTCGCAAACACCCTTAATACGGCGCCCGGTTCAGGGGTCTCGCCCGCGCCCACGTTTCGCGGGAACACCGCCGCCGAGGACACCTGTGGGTAA
- a CDS encoding LCP family protein has protein sequence MDAQGRGRADNIDPADQWVLNPNTGEYELRLTPSTPQSAVPGPRRATAQNRSVAAPERETVPRSPGREVPAPRRRRGAPEEPPARRGRRPVKKKAKGKKVLMWTGGGLAFVLVAVSAAGYLYIKHLNDNITAVSDDGASTGGFSKGKAINLLVIGTDKRTGSGNEGYGDAGSVGHADTTILLHVSKDRSNATALSIPRDLITDVPDCQTAQSDGSTKVIPGTTSVRFNTSLGQDGRTASCTVRTVTELTGIQPDDFMVADFNAVKTLTDAVGGVEVCLAKNIDDADSHLKLSKGTHNLSGEQALAFVRTRHSVGFGGDLSRITLQQQFLSALMRKLKSNSTLTSPSKMLKLAEAGTKALTVDDNLDSIGKLKDLGLELGKLNPKNLTFTTVPVVDNPAEKTPVTVVLNNTTAPQVFSLIKSDTSFTAVKQQAAKEKAAVAARLKGTKSAASAVRVRILNGGAVAGSAQETLTWLQNDEGVLKSENAGNAPAALAKTTLEYAPDQADQARRLADIMGLSGSAMKPGKSVQNSQGLPAMTLTLGKDFKGAGVPLTSTAGSTPEGVQKSTADKVECAK, from the coding sequence GTGGACGCGCAAGGCCGTGGGCGGGCGGACAACATCGACCCCGCAGACCAGTGGGTACTCAATCCGAACACTGGTGAATACGAACTGCGACTGACTCCTTCCACACCGCAGTCAGCGGTGCCGGGGCCCCGTAGAGCCACTGCGCAGAACCGCAGTGTCGCGGCGCCGGAGCGGGAGACGGTCCCGAGGAGTCCCGGGCGTGAGGTGCCCGCGCCGCGCAGACGGCGGGGCGCGCCCGAGGAGCCACCGGCCAGGCGCGGGCGCCGGCCGGTGAAGAAGAAGGCCAAGGGCAAGAAGGTCCTGATGTGGACCGGCGGCGGGCTGGCTTTCGTGCTGGTCGCCGTCTCCGCGGCCGGGTACCTCTACATCAAGCACCTCAACGACAACATCACGGCCGTCTCCGACGACGGCGCCAGCACCGGTGGCTTCAGCAAGGGCAAGGCCATCAACCTGCTGGTCATCGGCACCGACAAGCGCACCGGCTCGGGCAACGAGGGCTACGGCGACGCCGGCAGCGTCGGCCACGCGGACACCACGATCCTGCTGCACGTGTCCAAGGACCGCTCGAACGCGACCGCGCTCAGCATCCCGCGTGACCTGATCACCGACGTCCCGGACTGCCAGACCGCCCAGTCGGACGGCTCGACCAAGGTCATCCCGGGCACGACGAGCGTCCGCTTCAACACCAGCCTCGGCCAGGACGGCCGTACGGCGAGCTGCACCGTGCGGACGGTCACCGAGCTGACCGGGATCCAGCCCGACGACTTCATGGTGGCCGACTTCAACGCCGTGAAGACGCTGACCGACGCGGTCGGCGGGGTCGAGGTCTGTCTGGCCAAGAACATCGACGACGCCGACTCGCATCTGAAGCTGTCCAAGGGCACGCACAACCTCTCGGGCGAGCAGGCGCTGGCCTTCGTGCGGACCCGGCACTCCGTCGGCTTCGGCGGTGACCTGAGCCGGATCACGCTGCAACAGCAGTTCCTCAGCGCGCTGATGCGGAAGCTGAAGTCCAACTCCACGCTCACCAGCCCCTCGAAGATGCTGAAGCTGGCCGAGGCGGGCACCAAGGCGCTGACCGTCGACGACAACCTGGACTCCATCGGCAAGCTGAAGGACCTCGGTCTGGAGCTGGGCAAGCTCAACCCGAAGAACCTGACCTTCACCACGGTGCCGGTGGTCGACAACCCGGCGGAGAAGACCCCGGTGACGGTCGTCCTCAACAACACGACCGCCCCGCAGGTCTTCTCGCTGATCAAGAGCGACACCTCCTTCACCGCGGTCAAACAGCAGGCGGCGAAGGAGAAGGCCGCCGTGGCCGCCCGGCTCAAGGGCACCAAGTCCGCCGCCTCCGCGGTGCGGGTGCGGATCCTCAACGGAGGGGCCGTCGCCGGCAGCGCACAGGAAACTCTTACGTGGCTGCAGAATGATGAGGGCGTGCTCAAGTCCGAGAACGCGGGCAACGCTCCGGCGGCGCTCGCGAAGACGACGCTCGAGTACGCACCCGACCAGGCGGACCAGGCTCGACGGCTCGCCGACATCATGGGTCTCTCGGGGTCCGCGATGAAGCCGGGCAAGAGTGTGCAGAACTCCCAGGGGCTGCCAGCGATGACGCTGACCCTGGGCAAGGACTTCAAGGGAGCCGGCGTCCCGCTCACCTCGACCGCGGGGTCGACGCCGGAGGGGGTCCAGAAGTCCACGGCGGACAAGGTTGAGTGCGCCAAGTAA
- a CDS encoding LCP family protein — MSLTPADGKRPADGAGGRRKGGRRRALRWSAIVLAVVITGTAGAGYLYYQHLNHNIKKDPLNIGDEKDRAAESKANAAGQKPLNILLIGSDARDSAENQKLGGAKDTFDTPARADVQMLLHVSADRSNMSVVSMPRDTLTDIPKCTDPDTGRTYAAETDVITNDSLGRGGPGCTVATWEKLTDIHIDHFMMVDFAGVVSMADAIGGVPVCVDANIYSHTSSGKGSGLKLKKGTTSVKGEQALQWLRTRYGFEDDTDIARTKAQHQYMNSMVRQLRENATLSNPTKLRSLAETATKALTVDNGLGTVAKLYDLSKELKKVPTARITMTTMPWEYSGSSGRVVPKATDADQLFRLVREDIALDGKDKKKTATAAKASTDPAAADDKIAVQVENGTRTDTAGAVRGRATSIAQLLVDKGFKEAVADSSTTPSAATTLVRYPSADLEGDAQRVAKALGIPTSAVKKSTSVSGVTLVVGADWTTGTKYKAPAEDDKTPTSADALNGSDTTACMHVDPNYVW, encoded by the coding sequence ATGTCGCTCACGCCGGCGGACGGGAAGAGACCGGCGGACGGTGCCGGAGGAAGACGCAAGGGCGGTCGGCGGCGGGCGTTGCGCTGGTCGGCGATCGTCCTCGCGGTGGTCATAACCGGGACGGCCGGCGCCGGATACCTGTACTACCAGCACCTCAACCACAACATAAAGAAAGACCCCCTGAACATCGGGGACGAGAAGGACCGGGCGGCCGAGTCCAAGGCCAACGCGGCCGGGCAGAAGCCGTTGAACATCCTGCTGATCGGCTCGGACGCGCGGGACTCCGCGGAGAACCAGAAGCTCGGCGGCGCGAAGGACACCTTCGACACCCCGGCCCGCGCCGACGTCCAGATGCTGCTGCACGTCTCGGCGGACCGCAGCAACATGTCGGTCGTGAGCATGCCGCGCGACACCTTGACGGACATCCCCAAGTGCACGGACCCGGACACGGGCAGGACGTACGCGGCCGAGACGGACGTCATCACGAACGACTCGCTGGGCCGCGGCGGCCCCGGCTGCACGGTGGCGACCTGGGAGAAGCTGACCGACATCCACATCGACCACTTCATGATGGTCGACTTCGCGGGTGTCGTGTCGATGGCGGACGCGATCGGCGGGGTGCCGGTCTGTGTGGACGCCAACATCTACTCGCACACCTCCTCCGGCAAGGGCTCGGGCCTGAAGCTGAAGAAGGGCACCACGTCCGTGAAGGGCGAGCAGGCCCTGCAGTGGCTGCGCACGCGCTACGGCTTCGAGGACGACACCGACATCGCCCGGACCAAGGCGCAGCACCAGTACATGAACTCGATGGTCCGGCAGCTGCGCGAGAACGCCACGCTGAGCAATCCGACGAAGCTGCGCAGCCTCGCCGAGACGGCCACGAAGGCACTCACGGTCGACAACGGCCTCGGGACCGTCGCCAAGCTGTACGACCTGAGCAAGGAACTGAAGAAGGTACCGACCGCCCGGATCACCATGACGACGATGCCGTGGGAGTACTCGGGCAGCAGCGGCCGCGTGGTCCCCAAGGCGACCGACGCCGACCAGCTGTTCCGGCTGGTCCGCGAGGACATCGCGCTGGACGGCAAGGACAAGAAGAAGACGGCCACGGCGGCGAAGGCGTCCACCGATCCGGCCGCCGCCGACGACAAGATCGCCGTACAGGTGGAGAACGGCACCCGCACCGACACGGCCGGCGCGGTCCGCGGCCGGGCCACCTCGATCGCCCAGCTCCTCGTCGACAAGGGCTTCAAGGAGGCGGTCGCCGACTCCTCGACGACGCCCAGCGCGGCCACGACGCTGGTCCGCTACCCGAGCGCCGACCTGGAGGGCGACGCCCAGCGGGTCGCCAAGGCCCTCGGCATCCCGACGAGCGCGGTGAAGAAGTCCACGAGCGTCTCCGGCGTCACCCTGGTCGTCGGCGCGGACTGGACCACCGGCACGAAGTACAAGGCCCCGGCGGAGGACGACAAGACCCCGACCTCGGCGGACGCCCTCAACGGTTCGGACACCACGGCGTGCATGCACGTCGACCCGAACTACGTCTGGTAG
- a CDS encoding glycosyltransferase family 2 protein, protein MNAIPDVRLPAVSVIMPVLDEERHLRGAVQAILAQEYDGEMEVVIAIGPSKDRTDEIAAQLVAEDPRVHTVPNPTGRTPAALNAAIKASRHPIVVRVDGHGILSPNYIATAVRLLEETGAQNVGGIMHAEGENAWEDAVAAAMTSKIGVGNAAFHTGGEAGSAETVYLGVFRREALEQQGGYNEEFIRAQDWELNFRIREAGGLIWFSPELRVSYRPRPSVKALAKQYKDYGRWRHVVARYHEGSINLRYLAPPTAVCAIAAGIVVGAVLTPWAFLIPAGYLAAITLGSLPAGKGLSLKARLQIPVALATMHMSWGYGFLTSPKSLARRVIASRRPAVLSPSSS, encoded by the coding sequence ATGAACGCCATTCCCGACGTGCGACTCCCCGCCGTTTCTGTGATCATGCCCGTCCTCGACGAGGAGCGGCATCTGCGCGGAGCCGTCCAAGCGATCCTCGCGCAGGAGTACGACGGCGAGATGGAGGTCGTGATCGCCATCGGTCCCTCGAAGGACCGTACGGACGAGATCGCGGCCCAGCTGGTAGCCGAAGACCCGCGTGTGCACACCGTCCCGAACCCCACCGGCCGCACGCCCGCCGCCCTCAACGCCGCGATCAAGGCCTCCCGCCACCCGATCGTCGTCCGCGTCGACGGCCACGGCATCCTCTCGCCCAACTACATCGCCACCGCCGTACGCCTCCTGGAGGAGACCGGCGCGCAGAACGTCGGCGGCATCATGCACGCCGAGGGCGAGAACGCCTGGGAGGACGCGGTCGCCGCCGCGATGACCTCGAAGATCGGCGTGGGCAACGCGGCCTTCCACACGGGAGGGGAGGCGGGCTCCGCCGAGACGGTCTACCTCGGGGTGTTCCGCCGCGAGGCCCTGGAGCAACAGGGCGGCTACAACGAGGAGTTCATCCGCGCCCAGGACTGGGAGCTGAACTTCCGGATCAGGGAAGCGGGCGGCCTGATCTGGTTCTCACCGGAGCTGCGGGTGTCGTACCGCCCCCGCCCGTCGGTGAAGGCCCTGGCCAAGCAGTACAAGGACTACGGCCGCTGGCGCCACGTCGTCGCCCGCTACCACGAGGGTTCCATCAACCTCCGCTACCTCGCCCCGCCGACGGCGGTCTGCGCGATCGCGGCGGGCATCGTCGTCGGCGCGGTCCTCACCCCCTGGGCCTTCCTGATCCCCGCCGGCTACCTCGCGGCGATCACCCTCGGCTCCCTCCCGGCGGGCAAGGGCCTCTCCCTGAAGGCCCGCCTCCAGATCCCGGTGGCCCTGGCCACCATGCACATGTCCTGGGGCTACGGCTTCCTCACCAGCCCCAAGTCCCTTGCCCGCAGGGTGATCGCGTCCCGGCGGCCCGCGGTGCTCAGCCCGTCCAGCAGCTGA
- a CDS encoding LCP family protein, with protein sequence MPTPPRRSPAARPPQRRPRPPVRPKKKPRWAMRAATTLSVVVLASAGIGHAVVTSLDADIARVDPFKDMKNRPRAGHGMNVLLVGTDGRDRITEAERRQYHLGGAPCHCTDTIMIVHISEDRERASVVSLPRDSYAMTPPHTDQTTGEHHNPHPIKINAAYAEGGPNLTVQTVESMTHVKIDHYLEVDFTSFMKTVDVLGGVKICTAEPLKDSYTGLDLPAGTHTLMGGQALQYVRSRHVDGASDLGRMKRQQRFLAALIDQATSSGVLLNPLKFRDVTRAVLGSVRADKGFGTDELLDLGRAMRSFSPSSSEFTTVPIGQMGYVVKGIGSTLKWDEPKAAKLFQALRDDKPLTVHKAARANAVKVDVAPQQIQVQVENGTATGGLGKRVDAALAATGFRTTHQPTSAADHAVRRTVVVYDPRWDRSAKSLAAALPGSELRAVKGQGPVLKVIAGSDFKQVTRVRATDVQQGEFGVVTGDEVGCS encoded by the coding sequence ATGCCCACGCCGCCCCGCCGCTCCCCCGCCGCCCGTCCACCGCAGCGGCGCCCACGGCCACCCGTACGACCGAAGAAGAAGCCGCGCTGGGCCATGCGGGCGGCGACCACGCTCTCCGTGGTCGTCCTCGCGTCCGCCGGGATCGGGCACGCGGTGGTCACCAGCCTCGACGCCGACATCGCCCGCGTCGACCCCTTCAAGGACATGAAGAACCGCCCGCGCGCGGGCCACGGCATGAACGTCCTGCTCGTCGGCACCGACGGCCGCGACAGGATCACCGAGGCGGAGCGGCGCCAGTACCACCTGGGCGGCGCGCCCTGCCACTGCACCGACACCATCATGATCGTGCACATCTCGGAGGACCGGGAGCGCGCCAGCGTCGTCAGCCTCCCCCGCGACTCCTACGCCATGACGCCCCCGCACACCGACCAGACCACCGGTGAGCACCACAACCCGCACCCCATCAAGATCAACGCGGCGTACGCGGAGGGCGGCCCCAACCTCACCGTCCAGACCGTCGAGTCCATGACCCACGTGAAGATCGACCACTACCTGGAGGTCGACTTCACCAGCTTCATGAAGACGGTCGACGTGCTGGGCGGGGTCAAGATCTGCACCGCCGAGCCGCTGAAGGACTCGTACACGGGTCTCGACCTGCCCGCCGGCACGCACACCCTGATGGGCGGGCAGGCCCTCCAGTACGTCCGCTCGCGGCACGTCGACGGCGCCTCCGACCTCGGCCGGATGAAGCGCCAGCAGCGTTTCCTGGCGGCGCTGATCGACCAGGCCACCTCGTCCGGGGTGCTGCTGAACCCGCTGAAGTTCCGTGACGTGACCCGCGCGGTGCTCGGCTCGGTCCGCGCGGACAAGGGCTTCGGTACGGATGAACTGCTCGACCTGGGGCGGGCGATGCGCAGCTTCTCCCCGTCCTCCTCCGAGTTCACCACGGTCCCGATCGGGCAGATGGGCTACGTCGTGAAGGGCATCGGCTCCACTCTGAAATGGGACGAGCCGAAGGCGGCCAAGCTCTTCCAGGCCCTGCGCGACGACAAGCCCCTGACCGTGCACAAGGCGGCGCGCGCCAACGCCGTGAAGGTGGACGTGGCCCCGCAGCAGATCCAGGTCCAGGTGGAGAACGGGACGGCGACGGGCGGTCTCGGCAAGCGCGTGGACGCGGCACTGGCGGCGACCGGCTTCCGTACGACGCACCAGCCGACGAGCGCGGCCGATCACGCCGTACGACGGACGGTCGTGGTCTACGACCCCCGCTGGGACCGTTCCGCGAAGTCGCTCGCGGCGGCACTGCCCGGGAGCGAGCTGCGCGCGGTGAAGGGGCAGGGGCCGGTGCTGAAGGTGATCGCCGGGAGTGACTTCAAGCAGGTCACGCGGGTGCGGGCGACGGATGTGCAGCAGGGCGAGTTCGGGGTGGTGACCGGCGACGAGGTGGGGTGTTCGTAG
- a CDS encoding acyl-CoA thioesterase: MTDLPGKPTSASRTTLSHIMTNADTNLLGTVHGGVIMKLVDDAAGAVAGRHSGGPAVTASMDEMAFLEPVRVGDLVHVKAQVNWTGRSSMEVGVRVLAERWNESTPATQVGSAYLVFAAVDADGKPRAVPPVIPETERDERRYQEAQIRRTHRLARRRAIMDLREKRAAEGLDD, encoded by the coding sequence ATGACAGACCTGCCGGGCAAGCCGACGTCCGCCTCCCGGACCACCCTCAGCCACATCATGACGAACGCCGACACGAACCTGCTGGGGACCGTGCACGGCGGGGTCATCATGAAGCTGGTCGACGACGCGGCGGGCGCCGTCGCCGGGCGGCACAGCGGCGGTCCGGCCGTGACCGCGTCGATGGACGAGATGGCGTTCCTGGAACCGGTCCGCGTCGGCGACCTCGTCCATGTGAAGGCCCAGGTCAACTGGACCGGGCGGAGCTCCATGGAGGTCGGCGTACGCGTCCTGGCCGAGCGGTGGAACGAGTCGACCCCGGCCACCCAGGTCGGCTCCGCGTACCTCGTCTTCGCCGCCGTCGACGCCGACGGCAAGCCCCGCGCGGTGCCGCCGGTGATCCCGGAGACGGAGCGCGACGAGCGCCGCTACCAGGAGGCCCAGATCCGCCGCACCCACCGCCTGGCCCGCCGCCGCGCCATCATGGACCTGCGCGAGAAGCGGGCCGCGGAGGGCCTCGACGACTGA
- a CDS encoding LCP family protein, whose translation MNDWPEAWSGDDRGNQYGRGSANAQPESARVMRQVRRGPQAPPYGAGVPPQPSYTGGQGYDEGQNGYGQGGYDNNGYDGYNTGQVYGGGGRGGPQGPDGGQGPRRAPNWRRRIKWTAITLVTVLVVTSVATYFWADSKLNRDVDLSKVIDRPEAGDGTNYLIVGSDSREGLTAAEKKKLHTGSAEGKRTDSMMILHVGDSGDTLISLPRDSNVTIPTFVGSTSGKTYPGTGKQEKLNATYATDGPTLLVRTIEYNMGLHIDHYVEIGFNGFADIVDAVGGVTIDIDKGFKDSYSGADFKAGKQTLNGEEALAFVRTRHAFAASDLQRTKNQQKFLSALAHQVATPGTLLNPFKLYPTLGAGLDSLSVDKDMSLWDLASMFWAMKGVSGGDGTSMNMPISGSTGGNLIWDKAKVKTLVNELNNDQKVTVSGN comes from the coding sequence ATGAACGATTGGCCCGAGGCATGGTCCGGCGACGACCGCGGCAATCAGTACGGACGCGGCAGCGCGAACGCACAGCCGGAAAGCGCACGTGTGATGCGCCAGGTACGACGCGGCCCGCAGGCCCCGCCGTACGGCGCCGGAGTCCCGCCGCAGCCGTCGTACACGGGCGGCCAGGGCTACGACGAGGGCCAGAACGGCTACGGCCAGGGCGGCTACGACAACAACGGGTACGACGGCTACAACACCGGCCAGGTCTACGGCGGTGGCGGGCGGGGGGGACCGCAGGGGCCGGACGGCGGGCAGGGTCCGCGCCGCGCGCCGAACTGGCGCCGTCGTATCAAGTGGACCGCGATCACCCTGGTCACCGTGCTGGTCGTGACCTCCGTGGCGACCTACTTCTGGGCCGACTCCAAGCTGAACCGTGACGTCGACCTGTCGAAGGTGATCGACCGGCCGGAGGCGGGCGACGGCACGAACTACCTGATCGTCGGCTCCGACAGCCGCGAGGGGCTGACCGCGGCCGAGAAGAAGAAGCTGCACACCGGCTCCGCCGAGGGCAAGCGCACGGACTCGATGATGATCCTGCACGTGGGCGACAGCGGCGACACCCTGATCTCGCTGCCGCGCGACTCGAACGTGACGATCCCGACGTTCGTGGGGTCCACCTCCGGCAAGACGTACCCGGGCACGGGCAAGCAGGAGAAGCTCAACGCGACGTACGCGACGGACGGGCCGACGCTCCTCGTCCGCACCATCGAATACAACATGGGCCTGCACATCGACCACTACGTCGAGATCGGCTTCAACGGCTTCGCGGACATCGTGGACGCGGTCGGCGGGGTCACCATCGACATCGACAAGGGCTTCAAGGACTCGTACTCGGGCGCCGACTTCAAGGCGGGCAAGCAGACGCTGAACGGTGAGGAGGCGCTGGCCTTCGTCCGCACCCGGCACGCGTTCGCCGCCTCCGACCTCCAGCGCACGAAGAACCAGCAGAAGTTCCTGTCGGCCCTGGCCCACCAGGTGGCGACCCCGGGCACCCTGCTGAACCCCTTCAAGCTCTACCCGACGCTGGGCGCGGGCCTGGACTCGCTGAGCGTCGACAAGGACATGTCGCTCTGGGACCTGGCGTCCATGTTCTGGGCGATGAAGGGCGTCAGCGGCGGCGACGGCACCTCGATGAACATGCCGATCTCCGGTTCCACCGGCGGCAACCTCATCTGGGACAAGGCCAAGGTCAAGACCCTGGTGAACGAGCTGAACAACGACCAGAAGGTCACGGTCTCCGGCAACTGA
- a CDS encoding class I SAM-dependent methyltransferase, whose amino-acid sequence MTDPTRTQSQSQPQTAFDTAERTMWSGRAHAYAASFARLCAHPVEHLLDATGIETGTHVLDVGTGTGTAALAALARGARVSAVDADADMVAVARAAGVAARVAALPRLPFLDGEFEAVIGNFVINHVGRPRAALTELRRVLKPGGRIALTLWGARRGAGQELFGRAFAAAEAVIPADLPRLDPAEDFARTADGFADLLREAGFTDAQARELEWDHRTTVDEWWGGPAAGVATAGLVVTSQDAGTVVRIRREYERLAGEFAAGEQELALPHIAVLACGRAD is encoded by the coding sequence ATGACCGACCCGACACGGACCCAGTCACAGTCCCAGCCGCAGACCGCCTTCGACACCGCCGAACGCACCATGTGGTCCGGCCGCGCCCACGCCTACGCGGCGAGCTTCGCCCGCCTCTGCGCACACCCCGTGGAGCACCTCCTGGACGCCACCGGGATCGAGACGGGGACGCACGTCCTCGACGTCGGCACCGGAACCGGTACGGCGGCCCTGGCCGCGCTGGCGCGGGGCGCACGGGTGTCTGCCGTGGACGCCGATGCCGACATGGTGGCGGTCGCACGGGCGGCGGGCGTGGCGGCGCGGGTCGCCGCCCTGCCCCGACTGCCCTTCCTCGACGGCGAGTTCGAGGCGGTCATAGGCAACTTCGTCATCAACCACGTAGGCCGCCCCCGCGCCGCCCTCACCGAACTGCGCCGTGTGCTGAAGCCCGGCGGCCGGATCGCGCTGACCCTCTGGGGCGCGCGGCGCGGAGCCGGGCAGGAGCTGTTCGGGCGGGCGTTCGCGGCGGCGGAGGCCGTCATCCCGGCGGATCTGCCGCGCCTCGACCCCGCCGAGGACTTCGCGCGTACGGCGGACGGTTTCGCGGACCTGCTCCGCGAAGCGGGCTTCACGGACGCCCAGGCCCGCGAGTTGGAGTGGGACCACCGCACCACGGTCGACGAGTGGTGGGGCGGACCCGCCGCCGGTGTCGCCACCGCCGGGCTCGTCGTCACCTCGCAGGACGCGGGGACGGTCGTACGGATCAGGCGGGAGTACGAGCGGCTGGCCGGTGAATTCGCCGCAGGGGAACAGGAGTTGGCCCTGCCGCACATCGCCGTGCTGGCGTGCGGCAGGGCCGACTGA